One Candidatus Binatia bacterium DNA window includes the following coding sequences:
- a CDS encoding adenylate/guanylate cyclase domain-containing protein: MSAPQLAVRTAPRHLTEKILSSRGGLEGERKQVTVLFADIKGSMDLAEQMDPEAWSEIMQRFFTILAEGVERFEGFVDKFTGDGIMALFGAPIAHEDHARRACYAALHLQDGLRRYANELRLGRGLNFSARLGLNSGEVVVGSIRTVGDGLRMDYTAQGHTVGLAARMEQIAEPGKVYLTAHTAAQVQGYFTLCDLGAMEIKGVQGAMHVYEMQGLGQMRTRLDVSRSRGFSRFVGRGDEMHLIETALARAREGHAQVVGIVGEAGLGKSRLCYEFLERCRSQGLMTYETTGVAHGKAIPFLPVQRLFRAFYGITDQDSDATARERIAGRLLLLDERLRESLPLIFDFLGVPDQDNPPPRIDPEARQRQLFDLVRRVVQARGQRETQVTLLEDLHWFDGGSAAFVEPLLEAIVGTRHLVLLNFRPEYQASWMGRSYYHQLPLALLGPDAIRELLEALLGNDPSIVGLADAIYARTAGNPFYTEEVVQNLIESGKLQGSKGAYRLVTPVHKLEVPSSVHALLAARIDRLAAREKDVLQTAAVIGREFDEPTLAAVVEQDAPQLREALQTLKDAEFVYEQSLYPVAEYLFKHPLTQEVALASQLQERRRRLHAAVARVIEAAHGGDLDQQAALLAHHWEEAADARQAVRWHRRAAEWAGARDPVEGLRHWRKVRELGRSCDDAEVKESRLRACGVLLAGGSWRLGMSEDDMRECMDEVRALAQELGRPAIMVTSLTGISGHLGMLGRAEAALERAEEARAMLRDDTGPGETFSVETAHAYWLGVAGRIPRAIEELERVAELTGGDPEVGRELIGYSPLIWAEHCRGWMRAQTGRFDECWPQVEHAIAMAREHGALENLGWALGILSHCAYLAGTSRAPATDVRRACLEGVEIFEAGGSRFSKITASNNLATAHFLNGDYREAEDRLTEGIAQARAAGTALEWLGFNLAVFADSRLARGDVEAAIAKAQEAIDTSDAGGAWFQSAVARAVLADALVEIGAAEHEVTPVIAEARELVRKSGGNSLLPRLRAAEARLAGRDDRKALEAGLREAESMYRAMGAPDAADRLARELGD, encoded by the coding sequence ATGTCCGCTCCGCAGCTGGCCGTACGCACCGCCCCCAGGCACCTCACCGAGAAGATCCTGAGCTCACGCGGCGGCCTGGAAGGCGAGCGCAAGCAGGTGACGGTGCTGTTCGCCGACATCAAAGGCTCGATGGACCTGGCCGAACAGATGGACCCCGAGGCCTGGTCGGAGATCATGCAGCGTTTCTTTACGATCCTCGCCGAGGGCGTAGAGCGCTTCGAAGGCTTCGTCGACAAGTTCACCGGCGACGGGATCATGGCGCTGTTCGGCGCGCCAATCGCGCACGAGGATCATGCGCGCCGCGCCTGCTACGCAGCGTTGCACCTGCAGGACGGACTCCGGCGTTATGCCAACGAACTGCGCCTGGGCCGCGGGCTGAACTTCTCGGCGCGTCTCGGTCTCAACTCCGGCGAGGTCGTCGTGGGCAGCATCCGCACGGTCGGCGACGGTCTGCGCATGGATTACACGGCCCAGGGCCATACCGTCGGGCTGGCGGCGCGCATGGAACAGATCGCCGAGCCCGGCAAGGTCTACCTGACGGCCCACACTGCCGCTCAGGTGCAGGGCTACTTCACGCTCTGCGATCTCGGCGCAATGGAGATCAAGGGCGTGCAAGGCGCGATGCACGTCTACGAGATGCAGGGGCTCGGCCAGATGCGCACGCGACTCGATGTCTCGCGGAGCCGCGGATTCTCGCGTTTCGTCGGGCGCGGCGATGAGATGCACCTGATCGAAACCGCGCTGGCACGCGCCCGCGAAGGTCATGCGCAGGTGGTCGGCATCGTCGGCGAGGCGGGACTCGGCAAGAGCCGGCTCTGTTACGAATTCCTGGAGCGCTGCCGGTCGCAGGGCCTCATGACGTACGAGACGACCGGTGTCGCCCACGGCAAGGCGATTCCGTTCCTGCCGGTGCAGCGGCTGTTCCGCGCTTTTTATGGCATCACCGACCAGGACAGCGACGCGACGGCGCGCGAGCGCATTGCCGGCCGCCTGCTGCTGCTCGACGAGCGCCTGCGCGAGAGCCTGCCACTGATCTTCGACTTCCTCGGAGTTCCGGATCAGGACAACCCGCCCCCGCGCATCGACCCCGAGGCGCGCCAGCGGCAGTTATTCGACCTGGTGCGACGCGTGGTACAGGCGCGCGGGCAACGCGAGACGCAAGTCACCCTGCTCGAGGATCTGCACTGGTTCGACGGCGGCAGCGCAGCGTTTGTGGAGCCGCTGCTCGAAGCGATCGTGGGGACGCGCCATCTCGTGCTGCTCAACTTCCGTCCCGAGTACCAGGCATCGTGGATGGGGCGGTCGTATTACCATCAGCTGCCGCTGGCACTGCTCGGTCCCGATGCCATCCGCGAGCTGCTCGAGGCGCTGCTCGGCAACGACCCCAGCATCGTTGGACTTGCCGACGCGATCTATGCCCGCACGGCCGGCAATCCCTTCTACACCGAGGAGGTGGTGCAGAACCTGATCGAGTCGGGAAAGCTCCAGGGCAGCAAGGGCGCGTATCGACTGGTCACGCCCGTCCACAAGCTGGAGGTGCCGAGCTCCGTGCACGCGCTGCTGGCGGCACGCATCGATCGCCTCGCCGCGCGCGAGAAGGACGTCCTGCAAACCGCTGCCGTGATCGGGCGCGAGTTCGACGAGCCCACGCTCGCCGCCGTCGTCGAACAGGACGCGCCGCAGCTGCGCGAAGCGCTCCAGACCTTGAAAGACGCCGAGTTCGTGTACGAGCAGTCGCTGTACCCGGTCGCGGAATATCTATTCAAGCATCCGCTCACGCAGGAGGTCGCGCTCGCCTCGCAACTTCAGGAGCGACGGCGGCGACTGCACGCAGCGGTGGCGCGCGTCATCGAGGCAGCGCACGGCGGCGACCTCGATCAGCAGGCAGCGTTGCTCGCGCATCACTGGGAAGAGGCCGCCGATGCCCGGCAGGCGGTGCGCTGGCATCGCCGCGCCGCCGAGTGGGCCGGCGCACGCGATCCGGTCGAAGGACTGCGTCACTGGCGCAAGGTGCGCGAGCTTGGCCGGTCGTGCGACGACGCAGAGGTGAAGGAGTCGCGGCTGCGCGCCTGCGGCGTTCTTCTGGCTGGCGGCTCCTGGCGTCTCGGCATGAGCGAGGACGACATGCGCGAATGCATGGACGAGGTACGCGCCCTGGCGCAGGAGCTCGGACGTCCGGCGATCATGGTCACGTCGCTGACTGGCATTTCCGGGCACCTCGGCATGCTCGGTCGGGCAGAAGCGGCGCTCGAGCGAGCCGAAGAGGCGAGAGCCATGCTTCGCGATGACACGGGTCCAGGCGAGACCTTCTCGGTCGAGACCGCTCATGCGTACTGGCTCGGGGTCGCGGGACGCATTCCGCGTGCGATTGAAGAATTGGAGCGCGTCGCCGAGCTCACGGGTGGAGATCCGGAGGTTGGCCGCGAGCTGATCGGCTACAGTCCATTGATTTGGGCCGAGCACTGCCGAGGGTGGATGCGGGCGCAGACGGGTCGCTTCGACGAGTGCTGGCCGCAGGTCGAACACGCGATCGCGATGGCACGCGAGCACGGAGCACTGGAGAACCTCGGATGGGCGCTCGGAATCCTTAGTCACTGCGCCTATCTCGCCGGCACGTCGCGCGCGCCGGCGACAGACGTTCGCCGGGCTTGTCTGGAGGGAGTGGAGATCTTCGAAGCAGGTGGGAGCCGGTTCTCGAAGATTACCGCCTCCAACAACCTCGCGACCGCCCATTTCTTGAACGGTGACTATCGCGAGGCCGAAGATCGGCTTACCGAAGGGATTGCACAGGCGCGGGCCGCCGGCACTGCGCTCGAATGGCTGGGCTTCAACCTCGCGGTTTTTGCCGATTCGCGTCTGGCCCGCGGCGACGTCGAGGCCGCAATCGCCAAGGCGCAAGAAGCGATCGACACCTCGGATGCGGGCGGCGCCTGGTTTCAATCTGCCGTCGCTCGCGCCGTGCTGGCCGACGCGCTCGTCGAGATCGGCGCGGCGGAGCACGAGGTCACACCCGTCATTGCCGAAGCTCGCGAGCTGGTACGCAAGAGCGGCGGCAACTCCCTGCTGCCGCGACTTCGCGCGGCCGAGGCCCGCCTCGCCGGTCGCGACGACCGCAAGGCTCTCGAAGCGGGGCTGCGTGAGGCCGAGTCCATGTACCGCGCCATGGGCGCACCGGATGCTGCCGATCGCCTCGCGCGGGAGCTCGGCGATTGA